The Phycisphaerae bacterium DNA segment CGATTGGGCTTCAACCGCATGCAATGCGCGGTCATAAGTCGGAAAGGTCCGCTAGAGGTCTGACTGCCTAAAAGCCTTTCGTGCGTATTTCGGTGACACGGCCACATACGGCCGGCCCAGCCGTTTCTTCACCAGGATTAACTCCCCCATATCGTTGCCTTCGATCCGATGGCCGATCCATTGCAGCAGATAGCCCGCAATCAGCAAGCTCGTCGGCCGCCACCACAGATCCCACCTCCACTGGCAGAACTGTACGACGGCCAGGAGCACCGCGGCCACCGTCAGCGGAATACCAACCAGGTGAAGCACCAGCGACGCCGGATGCCGATGCCGCTCAAACCATTTGGAGAGCCATCGAGGCATAACTATGAGGCCGTCCTTGTGCTGCCACCCTTTGAGATCGACGGTTCTGCAGACTCGGCGGCTGGTTCTTGCACCTTGCCCGTCGGTGCGCCGAAAACGCCACCAGTGCCGGGTCCCCGGTTGTTGTCGGGGGATTATATCCCTGCGGCGGTTTGCGAGCGAAATGAAGCCCTGCCCCGATCGATTGACCGGTAATGCGTCACGGGAAACGACCTGGGGGGGCTCGTCCTCGTGGTCTTCAGGCGTGCTTCTGGCCCTTCGGTGCCCAATTGTGGTTCTCAACCCATCGACGGACGGACCTATCCAGGGCCATGAGCATGCAGGCCTCGCCCCATCGGCGGTCGGCGTCGCGAAGGCCGGTGGTCGATCGCGCGCCCGAGCCGGGCCCGATTTGCGGCATCCAGCATTCGGAGGTAGACTCTAGCTGATCGATTCCTTCGATGGAACAGGAGATGGTGACCCGGCTCCCGTCGGGCAGGGCGAACCGGAAGGAGCGACGGCCGGGCACCGCGTCGCTGATCCGAACCTTCATCCGGTGTTGCGCGACGAAGTGAGCGACGGAACCGAACGCCGAAGCGAATGCCTGGCCGGCGTAGCGATCGAAGCAGGAGAACGCATCGTGGAATCGCGCCGCCGACACCTTGGTACGGTCATGTCCCGTTAATGCCATCTTTCCCCACAAAGGCGCGATCCGCCTGCCCACCCGCCGGCGCAACACCTGATGATCAGTGCCCACAAGGCCCCCAACGAAGGGCCACGACAGAACCTACGATATAACTTCCCGCGGACCCAACCGGTCGCGTTGCCTTATGGGTCCTCCGCTCGCGGGCCCCCGGGGCGCGCCCGCCCCGTCACGAACAGACAAACAGAATGATAGACCCAATACTCCGGATGCGATCGCGAAGATCGCAAAGGACGCCTCTTCCCCGGTTCCCTATTCCGACTTCTCATTGCCGCCGCCCGAACCGGGGCTGAGACGCAGTACCAACGAGCCCGGCTTAACGTAGAGCGGCACCTGTTCCAGCGGCATGGTCACGCGCAGGTAACGTCCCCCCACGATACGCTCACCTGTCCACCAGTCGATCCACTGCCCGCGCGGCAGATACACTTTACGCGTATGGTTGTATGACACAATCGGAGCTACGAGCACGTCCGGACCGAACAAGTACTCGTACTCGGCCTCGTAACACTCGGGATCATCGGGGTGGTCCATCCACAGTGGCCTGATGATCGGCACGCCGGTTTCGCAGGCCTCCCGGCCGGCAGCGATCCGATATGGCTTGAGCCGCATGTACCACGTGGCATACCGATTGAACACCTCGGTGGCCTGCTCGCCGTAATCGCCAAAGTCGTAAGGCTCCCGGCGGCCCTGGCCATGGACCTGCATGATCGGGCAAAATGCTCCCATCTGGGCCATGCGTACATACGTTTCCTTGTCGAGATCGCCGTAGAGGCCGCCGATGTCAAAGCTGGTCCAGGCATAGCCGGAAAGGCCGGCGTTCATCATCGCATTGAACGCTTCCTGCATTCCCTGGAACCAGGCGCTGTGGTCGCCCGCCCAGAGAATCGGATATCGTTGCGTGCCCACCGTGCCGGTGCGGGCGAAGACCATCCCCTCGCCGGTTATGTCTTTGGTCATGTCCCAGGCGCAGCGGAGGTAGCCGAGAGCGTAGATGTTGTTGATGTTCTTCCACCCCTGCCAGGTCGTGCCGCCGTTGTTCTCCCCGATGTCGGTCTTCAGGCCGTCAATGCCGATAACCGGGTCGAAGAGCCGGCGGTACTGCCGCTCCCACCACGCACAAGCGGCGGGATTGAAGAAGTCGACAATGTAAGAGTTCTTCTCTTGGCCCTGCTCGTAGCCCCATGGTCGCTCGCCGTCCATGACGAAGTATCGATTGTCGAAAGCTTCCTGTTCGTACGGTTGCGGTCGGGCCAAGTTGTAGATGTGGAACTGCATGGTCCAAAGGACGATCTTGAAACCCATCTCATGAAGAGTTTTGCACATTGCCTGGTGACGTGGCCATCGTTCAGTGTTCCAGGACATCCAATCCTTTCCATCCTCACGCCAGGCCTCGAGCACCAGTACGTGGGCCGGCACCTTGTGCTCGCGGAGCTTGCGGGCTACATCGAGAACTACCGCTTCGTTCTCGTAGGAGTTGCGGGACATCCACACCCCGAGCGTCCAATCGGGCGGCATGACAGTATGACCGGTGAGATCGGCGTATTGACGCACGAGGGCCCGAGGCGGCCCCGCGAAATAGAACAGGTCGATCACGTCCTCCTGCAACTGGCAGACGGCCATATTCTCTGCCTCCGGTCGGTCCACGCCGATCTCGCCGTCGCCGAAGCTGTTGATAAACAGCGCGTCGCGACCCTGGGTCAGGAAATGCGGAAGAGTGAAGTGCGATTCACCAAACGCCCGGTCGCAGTTCCCGATGATGTTGAGTCTGCCCCGGCGGTTGAGGGCGTCGTAACGGTTCCCCATTCCAAAGACGCCTTCCCGCGTGTCGAGGTGAAACACTATTTCCTCGAATGGGCCTTTGAATGTCTTCGCCTGTGACCATACCACCCGCTTGAGACTGGGGCGCATGCCCAACTCGACGAATCGCCTGCGACCTTCGTGCAGGAATGCGATTCCGGAACCGTCCTTGAAGACCTCCACCGGGACTGCTATCCCCTTTACGACAAACCGGTCCTCGGCATCAGTCACTGCGTTGATGCCGCTCTTGTTGGGCGTCTCCCAGCCGACGGGCAGCGGACGGTGCGACGGGGGATAGGGCCAGGCGGTGTCCGTCGGAACGAAAGTCACCCGCGGAGCCGTGTCCCGCCAGTAGCCGACGTGCAGCTTGCCCCGTTCCGTGTGGAAAGTGGCTCGCTGTGCTTCAACGGTGTAACCGGTGATACGGCCGATGCCGCCGGGCCGCGTTTCGAGAAACCGCTGGGCGGCTTCCTTCAGTTCAGCCACGGAGGCTTGGATGGACAAAACCTCCTGTGCGGTGGCGTCGGCTTTTGCCAATTGCCCGGTCTGGCGGTAGAGGTGCATGAGCCGGCACCTGGTGTCAAGCGCGCGCACGGGTTCATTGGACTGCCGGGTAATCAGGTCCTCAAGCAGCCGCACGTGTTCGTCCGGAGGCAGCGACGGCCTGATATCAAAGCAAAACGCGCTGCCGCCGGTGTTATCCTTGTCGATGATTTTCAGCAACAGGTCGTTCCGGCCCTGCTTGAGGCGAATCGGAATCGCCTCCTGCCGGGGCTCGGTGTTGCGATAGAAGAAACGCTCAAAGATGATCTCGCCGTTGAGGTTCAGTACGAGACCGTCGTCGAAGCCGAGGTATAGGATGGCGTCCGTCTCAGCGGGCGAGTCGATTCGCCGGTACAGATAGGCCGCCGCGCTGTGTCTGGTTTCTCGTGGCTTGAGCTTCTCTCTGATCTCGTGGACCTTGTTGTCCTGATCCCACTCGGGCACCTCAATCCACGCAACTTTCCCGGCCAGGCCCTCATAGGTCGCTGAAGTGTCAAAGCGGTTGTCCGGCGGCAGCGGCCGGTCGCCCCAGAACCTGCGGTTCTCTTTCGTCCATTCGAAAAGCCCCAGGGCGTGCCAGTGACTGCTGTTGAGGCGATAGACGGGGTGGACGCTGTCTGCCTCGGCCTGCCCAGCGCTTGCTGCCGCAGATGAGCCGCACCATACGGCGAGTGGGAGCAGTACCAGACTGAAAAAGCACCCTGAAAAGGAGACGCAGTTCTTTTCGTTGGCTTTCATATTCCACGCAACCTTGACGCCCATGCCTCGACAAGTGCAGTCGGGCATGCTCTGGACGCCGCCTTGCTTCGGCCAATAGCACCGATCCCTCCCCCGTTCAAGTCCCCGCCCGCCAGCCCTCTCCTCAGCCTTGGTGCCGCCGTGGCGGAATCTCCAAAGGTTCTCAACCACGGATCCCCGGCCACGGCGCAGCTCGCGGATGGAGCTTGCCACGGCGTTGGCGGCGATCGGCCAGCAACTCGTCATCGGCGACGCCGGCACACGAATTGTACCAATAAGGCTCGCACCTGCTCGGAGGACCCGATGACCCGGCGGGCGGGTTTGGCCGGTTTTGAACCGCTTTACGCCATACGCCCGCTCCTCAGGATGGCTGGTTATGACCGCCCGGCAACACCGCTTTGCCACGCCTTAAAGCGCGCAGAACCTTGCAGTGCCAAAGGCCTGCCTTCAAATCGTAAACCGCGCTCTCGGCAAATGATAATGATACAGGTATGTGCTGTCGAAGCTGGCCCGTCAACGTTATTGGGGGCGGGCCGGATGACAGGGCCCGCGGGCCGAGGTATTATCTTCGCGATGGTCGCCTACGTGGAGAAAGACTACCAGCGCGTGGTGCCGGCCACGGGGCCGACGCGGTTTCTGCCCGGGACCAGCATTGAGATCATCCGCGAGGTGCGGCGCGATCAGCCGATCGAGCACGTGCTGTTCGATTTCGACGGAACGTTGAGCCTCATCCGCGAGGGCTGGCCCGAGGTGATGGTGCCAATGATGGTGGAGGTGCTCCGGGCCACCGGCACCGCCGAGTCGCCCCAGACGCTCTACAGGCTCGCCCACGAGTTCGTGATGGAACTCAACGGCAAGCAGACCATCTACCAGATGATCCGGCTCGCCGAAGAGGTCCGTCGTCGCGGCGGCACGCCGCTGGAGCCGGCGGAGTACAAGCGGATGTACCACGATCGGCTCATGGACCGGATCCGCTGGCGCCGCGAGGCTCTCGCCGACGGCCGGATGCCGCCGGAAGACATGGTCGTTCCGGGGGCATTCGAGCTACTCGGGCGGCTACGCGATCGCGGCCTGCGCCTGTACCTCGCCAGCGGGACGGACGAGCACTATGTAAAAGAGGAAGTCCGCCTGCTGCGGCTCGACCCGTACTTCGGCGAGCACGTGTACGGGGCGATCGACGACTACAAGTCGTTCTCGAAGGCGAAAGTGATCGAACGGATCCTCGAGACCAACCGCGTGCAAGGCGAGCGGCTGCTGGGCTTCGGCGACGGCTACGTGGAGATCCAGAACGTCAAGGCCGTCGGCGGGACGGCGGTGGCCGTCGCCAGCGACGAGGCCAACCGCAGCGGCAAGCCCGACCCATGGAAGCGCGACCGACTGATCGGCGTGGGGGCGGACGTGGTGATCCCCGACTTTCGCGAGTGTGATCCGCTGCTGGCGTACCTGTGGGGCGATGCGGCGACCGCAGGATAGGCCAAGTCATTGGCGCGGCGCGGGCCGCGTGAGGATAGTCGGATGCCTTATCCAAGGCTGAATCGCTTCGACGTGAAAATGGAGCCGCTCTCGGCGCGGCAGAACAAGAAGCGGATCGAGACGGACCATGTGCCGCCCGACCGCATGCCGGGGCCGCTGGCCCCGGAGGCCCGCGACACGATCGCGGAGGTGGCCGAGCGCATCCGGGCCGCGCGGCGCAACGGGCGCCCGGTGATGGTCGCTTTCGGCGCTCACGCGATCAAGAACGGACTAGCCCCGGTGTTCATCCGGCTGATTGAGGACGGCTGGGTAACGCACCTGGCAACCAACGGGGCCGGTATCATCCATGACTGGGAGTTCGCTTATCAGGGGCGTAGTTGCGAGGACGTCGCGAAGATGGTCCACGAGGGCCGCTTCGGCAACTGGCAGGAGACGGGTTTCTACATCAACCTCGCGATCAACGTCGGGGCGTTCGAGGGCCGCGGATACGGCGAATCGGTTGGAGCCCTGATCCACAACGAGGGGCTGACAATCCCTTCGGAGGCCGATCTGATAGCGGCCGTCAACGCTAACCTCGACAGCGACCACGATCTCGCGGCGGCGGCGGCCGATCTGCTCGGCGTCGTTCGGCGCTTCGGGCTGCCGGCCGGTCCGATGGCCGTGCCGCACCCGTTCAAGCGCTATAGCGCTCAGGCACAGGCGTTTCGCCTCGGCGTACCTTTTACCGGCCACCCGATGATCGGCCACGATATCATCTATACGCACCCGATGAACCACGGCGCCTGCCTCGGCCGGACCGCAATCCGAGACTTCCTCACCTTCGCCGAGAGTGTCAGCCGGATCGAGGGCGGCGTGTACGTCTCGATCGGCTCGGCGGTCATGAGCCCGATGGTGTTCGAGAAATCGATGTCGATGGCGCAGAACCTCGCCATTCGCCAAGGGCGGCACATCGACGGTCACTACATCCTGGTGGTCGACCTTGCCCCAACCCGCTGGGACTGGTCCAAGGGCGAGCCACCGGAGTCCGACCCCGCCTACTACCTCCGCTACAACAAGACGTTCAGCCGCATGGGCGGGACCATGCGGTACCTGTCGGCGGACAATCGGGACTTCCTCCTGACCTTGTCCCAGTCTCTTCCCGGGAAGCCGGAGCGATGAACGCAGCGAACCTGAGCCAGGAACGTCTCGCGGAGCTGATCGACCGCTTTCCCCGGCAGCGCGTCGCCGTGCTGGGGGACTTTTTCCTCGACAAGTACCTCGACATCGATCCGCGAATCGCCGACGTCAGCGTCGAGAGCGGCAAGACGGCTCACCAGGTGGTCGACGTCCGCACCAGCCCCGGTGCCGCCGGCACCGTGATGATCAACCTCGCCTCGCTCGGAGCGGGCCGGCTCCACGCCATCGGCCTGACCGGCGACGACGGCGAGGGGTACGACCTGAGGAAGGCCCTGACGGCCCTGGGCTGCACGCACAACCACCTGCACATGGGGGCCGACCGACACACGCCGCAGTACCTCAAACCGCGCGACATCACGGACCTCAGTCTGACGGGAGAGCACCCCCGTTTCGACACGAAAAACCGTACGCCGACGCCCCCCGACCTGCAGCGGCGGATCATGGCGTCGATCGACGCTCTGCTGCCCGAGATCGACGCCCTCGTGGTGATGGACCAGATCGAAATGGATGAATGCGGCGTGGTGACGACGCCGGTGCGGGAGATGCTGGCCGAACGTGCCCGGAGATTCCCGAAGGTGGTCTTCTGGGCCGACAGCCGGCGGCGAATCCGCCAGTACCGCAACGTCATCATCAAGTCAAACCAGTTCGAGGCATCGGGCTGGCCGACTTGGTTGCCCGATGACGAGGTGCCGATGGAGGAGCTTCTTGCGGCGGCCAAGCGGCTCCGGGAGCAGAACGGCGTTCCGGTCTTCGTCACGCGCGGCGCCCGCGGCATGCTCGTGAGCGACCCGTGGACGGAGGTGGCGGGCGTGCGGCTCGACGGGGAAATCGACCCCACCGGGGCCGGTGACAGCGCCTCTGCCGGATGCGTGCTGGCCCTCTGCGCGGGGGCGACGCCGCCCGAGGCCGCACTCATCGGCAACCTCGTCGCCTCGATCA contains these protein-coding regions:
- a CDS encoding DUF962 domain-containing protein, which encodes MPRWLSKWFERHRHPASLVLHLVGIPLTVAAVLLAVVQFCQWRWDLWWRPTSLLIAGYLLQWIGHRIEGNDMGELILVKKRLGRPYVAVSPKYARKAFRQSDL
- a CDS encoding glycoside hydrolase family 31 protein translates to MKANEKNCVSFSGCFFSLVLLPLAVWCGSSAAASAGQAEADSVHPVYRLNSSHWHALGLFEWTKENRRFWGDRPLPPDNRFDTSATYEGLAGKVAWIEVPEWDQDNKVHEIREKLKPRETRHSAAAYLYRRIDSPAETDAILYLGFDDGLVLNLNGEIIFERFFYRNTEPRQEAIPIRLKQGRNDLLLKIIDKDNTGGSAFCFDIRPSLPPDEHVRLLEDLITRQSNEPVRALDTRCRLMHLYRQTGQLAKADATAQEVLSIQASVAELKEAAQRFLETRPGGIGRITGYTVEAQRATFHTERGKLHVGYWRDTAPRVTFVPTDTAWPYPPSHRPLPVGWETPNKSGINAVTDAEDRFVVKGIAVPVEVFKDGSGIAFLHEGRRRFVELGMRPSLKRVVWSQAKTFKGPFEEIVFHLDTREGVFGMGNRYDALNRRGRLNIIGNCDRAFGESHFTLPHFLTQGRDALFINSFGDGEIGVDRPEAENMAVCQLQEDVIDLFYFAGPPRALVRQYADLTGHTVMPPDWTLGVWMSRNSYENEAVVLDVARKLREHKVPAHVLVLEAWREDGKDWMSWNTERWPRHQAMCKTLHEMGFKIVLWTMQFHIYNLARPQPYEQEAFDNRYFVMDGERPWGYEQGQEKNSYIVDFFNPAACAWWERQYRRLFDPVIGIDGLKTDIGENNGGTTWQGWKNINNIYALGYLRCAWDMTKDITGEGMVFARTGTVGTQRYPILWAGDHSAWFQGMQEAFNAMMNAGLSGYAWTSFDIGGLYGDLDKETYVRMAQMGAFCPIMQVHGQGRREPYDFGDYGEQATEVFNRYATWYMRLKPYRIAAGREACETGVPIIRPLWMDHPDDPECYEAEYEYLFGPDVLVAPIVSYNHTRKVYLPRGQWIDWWTGERIVGGRYLRVTMPLEQVPLYVKPGSLVLRLSPGSGGGNEKSE
- a CDS encoding HAD family hydrolase; translated protein: MTGPAGRGIIFAMVAYVEKDYQRVVPATGPTRFLPGTSIEIIREVRRDQPIEHVLFDFDGTLSLIREGWPEVMVPMMVEVLRATGTAESPQTLYRLAHEFVMELNGKQTIYQMIRLAEEVRRRGGTPLEPAEYKRMYHDRLMDRIRWRREALADGRMPPEDMVVPGAFELLGRLRDRGLRLYLASGTDEHYVKEEVRLLRLDPYFGEHVYGAIDDYKSFSKAKVIERILETNRVQGERLLGFGDGYVEIQNVKAVGGTAVAVASDEANRSGKPDPWKRDRLIGVGADVVIPDFRECDPLLAYLWGDAATAG
- a CDS encoding PfkB family carbohydrate kinase codes for the protein MNAANLSQERLAELIDRFPRQRVAVLGDFFLDKYLDIDPRIADVSVESGKTAHQVVDVRTSPGAAGTVMINLASLGAGRLHAIGLTGDDGEGYDLRKALTALGCTHNHLHMGADRHTPQYLKPRDITDLSLTGEHPRFDTKNRTPTPPDLQRRIMASIDALLPEIDALVVMDQIEMDECGVVTTPVREMLAERARRFPKVVFWADSRRRIRQYRNVIIKSNQFEASGWPTWLPDDEVPMEELLAAAKRLREQNGVPVFVTRGARGMLVSDPWTEVAGVRLDGEIDPTGAGDSASAGCVLALCAGATPPEAALIGNLVASITVQQLGTTGTVRRDQLPDRLALWQKQQGYS